Proteins from a genomic interval of Treponema succinifaciens DSM 2489:
- a CDS encoding restriction endonuclease subunit S has translation MKVKYIKLKKIATYPTGKLNSNAAEKDGIYPFFTCSHDIYRINNYAYDGEYVLLGGNNATGDFPIFYYNGKFNAYQRTYLIQPIDTNQFDTRYLFYSIGLKLKLMQSNAAGTATRFLTQPILDNINIEYRPLPTQQKIASILSAYDDLIQNYKKQIEALQTAASELYKEWFVRFRFPGWQNAKFENGIPEGWSICRLKDFGKVITGKTPPTEKEEYYGGDVMFVKTPDMHGNMFVQSTSEYLSKLGCEYQKAQYLPENSIMVSCIGTGGITAINAYPANTNQQINSIILKDKKYLPWLYFTISNMKETIEMFGNTGTTMTNLSKGKFEKLKVVKPEHSIIQTFENKVSPLFEQIKNLNKQITNLTQQRDLLLPRLMSGKLEVLK, from the coding sequence ATGAAAGTGAAATATATAAAACTAAAAAAAATTGCGACATATCCAACAGGTAAACTCAATTCAAACGCTGCCGAAAAAGATGGTATTTATCCTTTCTTTACATGTTCACATGATATATATCGTATAAATAATTATGCTTATGACGGTGAATATGTTTTGTTAGGTGGTAATAATGCTACAGGAGATTTTCCAATTTTCTATTATAACGGAAAATTCAATGCTTATCAGAGAACATATTTAATTCAGCCAATAGATACTAATCAATTCGATACTCGCTATTTGTTTTATTCAATTGGTTTAAAATTAAAGTTGATGCAAAGTAATGCAGCCGGAACTGCAACAAGATTTTTGACGCAACCAATTCTTGATAATATAAATATTGAATATAGACCTCTCCCCACACAACAAAAAATCGCCTCAATACTATCAGCCTACGACGACCTAATACAAAACTACAAAAAGCAGATAGAAGCCCTGCAAACCGCCGCCAGCGAACTCTACAAAGAATGGTTCGTCCGCTTCCGCTTCCCAGGCTGGCAAAATGCAAAGTTTGAAAATGGAATACCAGAGGGGTGGTCTATTTGTCGCTTAAAGGATTTTGGAAAAGTAATAACAGGAAAAACACCACCAACAGAGAAAGAAGAATATTATGGTGGAGATGTTATGTTTGTAAAAACTCCTGATATGCATGGAAATATGTTTGTTCAATCAACTTCTGAATATCTATCAAAACTAGGATGTGAATATCAAAAAGCACAGTATTTACCAGAAAATTCAATTATGGTTTCTTGCATTGGAACAGGAGGAATAACTGCAATAAATGCTTATCCTGCAAACACAAATCAGCAGATTAATTCAATTATTTTGAAGGATAAGAAATATCTACCATGGTTATATTTTACAATTTCAAACATGAAAGAAACCATCGAAATGTTTGGAAACACAGGTACGACCATGACAAATTTAAGCAAAGGAAAATTTGAAAAACTTAAGGTTGTAAAACCTGAACATTCAATAATTCAGACATTTGAAAATAAAGTTTCACCTTTATTTGAACAAATAAAGAATCTGAATAAGCAAATCACCAACCTAACCCAACAGCGCGACCTGTTGTTACCACGCCTCATGAGCGGTAAACTGGAGGTATTGAAATGA
- a CDS encoding Fic family protein, giving the protein MTKLPYNIDFDDVQILKALNNANHKLGQLNGAINLLPNPYVIFNAITLGEAKESSEIENIVTTFDEIFKEMSYSKTNPASKEVLNYRQAMLKGYNLVKENGFLSVNHIIQIHHIVEPEAGDLRKLPGTVIMNTKTGETLHTPPQNYEEISDYLTNLEKYINIKDLEDTDAILKMAVIHFQFESIHPFYDGNGRTGRMINVLYLTLAKKLDIPILYLSKYINQNRQKYYELLNATQQDLSKIKDFILFMIQGIYEMSDFTLNFINSFMKTMNDASNLIKDRCPKIYSQELVEHLFFDFYTKNEFLCEKLGISRNTSSKYLHELTEAGILIEEKVGKTKLYKNAFLYNLIRLW; this is encoded by the coding sequence ATGACTAAACTTCCATACAACATTGATTTTGATGATGTTCAGATACTCAAAGCCCTTAATAACGCCAATCATAAACTTGGGCAGCTTAATGGGGCGATTAATTTGTTGCCAAATCCTTATGTTATTTTTAATGCTATCACATTAGGCGAAGCTAAGGAATCTTCGGAAATAGAAAACATTGTTACTACTTTTGATGAGATTTTTAAGGAGATGTCTTATTCAAAAACAAATCCCGCATCAAAAGAAGTCTTAAATTATCGTCAGGCAATGCTCAAAGGCTACAATCTTGTAAAAGAAAATGGATTTTTGAGCGTAAATCATATAATTCAGATTCATCACATTGTTGAGCCAGAAGCAGGAGATTTACGAAAGCTTCCTGGAACAGTGATTATGAATACAAAGACTGGTGAAACACTGCATACTCCACCACAGAATTATGAAGAAATTTCTGACTATCTTACAAATCTTGAAAAATATATAAACATCAAAGATCTGGAAGATACGGATGCAATTTTAAAAATGGCAGTAATTCATTTTCAGTTCGAGTCCATTCATCCATTTTATGACGGCAACGGTCGAACAGGCCGTATGATAAACGTTCTCTATTTAACACTTGCAAAAAAACTTGATATTCCGATTTTGTATTTAAGTAAATATATAAACCAAAATCGCCAAAAGTATTATGAATTGTTAAATGCTACTCAGCAGGATTTATCAAAAATAAAAGATTTTATTCTGTTCATGATTCAGGGAATTTATGAAATGTCAGATTTTACTCTAAATTTTATAAATTCCTTTATGAAAACAATGAATGATGCGTCTAATCTGATTAAAGATCGATGTCCAAAGATTTATTCACAGGAACTTGTTGAGCATTTATTTTTTGATTTTTATACCAAAAATGAATTTCTTTGCGAAAAACTTGGTATCAGCAGAAATACTTCAAGCAAGTATCTGCACGAACTGACAGAAGCTGGAATTCTGATTGAAGAAAAAGTTGGCAAAACAAAATTATATAAAAATGCATTCTTGTACAATTTGATCAGGTTATGGTAG
- a CDS encoding ORF6N domain-containing protein, with translation MKNEIAIHNSEWIKDKIYTVCGEQVMLDFELAEIYGYETKAFNQQVKNNIERFDEDFRFQLTVEEFNEILRCKNSASNEILRSKNLTSKTENRGGRRYMPYAFTEQGIYMLMTVLKGELAVAQSKILIRMFKEMKHFLQNNANIFAEINTIKQNLLETNVHQKEADKRIDELFTLMDKYNVEEKQGIFFQGQIFDAYAKFESFIAQAKKEIILIDGYVDLSVLERLSKKQSGVNVTIYTDPKTKLTAQDIQKFNAQYPTMSVKHTTKMHDRFLIVDGKTLYHIGASLKDLGKKCFAFELLEPSLIPAILQNV, from the coding sequence ATGAAAAACGAAATTGCAATTCATAACAGTGAATGGATAAAAGATAAAATCTACACGGTTTGTGGTGAACAAGTGATGCTGGATTTTGAGCTGGCAGAAATCTATGGCTATGAAACCAAAGCCTTTAATCAGCAGGTAAAAAACAACATTGAGCGATTCGATGAGGATTTCAGATTTCAACTGACAGTCGAAGAATTCAACGAAATCTTGAGGTGCAAAAATTCCGCCTCAAACGAAATTTTGAGGTCAAAAAATTTGACCTCAAAAACGGAAAACCGCGGCGGACGACGATATATGCCCTACGCATTTACTGAGCAGGGAATTTATATGCTTATGACTGTTTTGAAAGGCGAACTTGCTGTTGCTCAAAGTAAAATACTAATCAGAATGTTCAAGGAAATGAAGCATTTTCTTCAGAACAACGCAAATATTTTTGCCGAAATCAACACAATAAAGCAAAATCTGCTCGAAACAAACGTCCATCAAAAAGAAGCGGACAAGCGAATTGACGAACTTTTTACGCTTATGGATAAATACAATGTGGAAGAAAAACAGGGCATATTCTTTCAGGGACAGATTTTTGACGCTTATGCAAAGTTTGAAAGTTTTATTGCACAGGCGAAAAAAGAAATTATCCTGATAGACGGCTATGTGGATTTGTCGGTTCTTGAGCGGCTTTCAAAAAAGCAAAGCGGCGTGAATGTAACGATTTACACCGACCCAAAAACGAAACTCACCGCACAGGATATTCAAAAGTTCAATGCACAATATCCAACGATGAGTGTAAAGCATACAACAAAAATGCATGACCGGTTTTTGATTGTTGACGGAAAGACTTTGTATCACATCGGCGCATCCCTCAAAGATTTGGGCAAGAAATGCTTTGCGTTTGAATTATTGGAGCCGTCACTTATTCCGGCAATTTTGCAGAATGTGTGA
- a CDS encoding KAP family P-loop NTPase fold protein encodes MIKKILSDDAINSFEDDLLNRSSFVENLSSSLLSWNDKKSLVIGLFGKWGSGKTSIINLLEKQLSSGKEEKSLKDKKKSPIVINFNPWGYSETEDLLEPFIRQIQATLKGPDKIKGFGKKLELYLNLIKLTPTKQSMLSFWSAITMVLSFVGISLPQLLPNLCKEIKDTAKWVSPITLIVSFIIIVCNIVLSVIKIRNKNLDESVSKIKTDIGNILEKENRKLIIIMDDIDRLSSQEIKQLFRIVRSNADFPNTIYLLSFDREIVEKSLDIQNRIDGREYLEKIINIEYDLPSIPSSTLSRILMDELKNIAQNFTEDQNSIFGIENTKWAYVYNSIVSNLTTIREIKRYVNAVKFKLSQYINKGVLEINLIDFLATEFIRLKFPEYYDFIRDNKLWFITSKENLEYKLPNKKEKYDKWFAESFKESYTENDKDCLDCILAQIFPAIRYCSKNVSSILTPTSYYNNDKYCSIASEKFFDVYFNHVPGIPKNDCSNYDVQFVKSLSNNYDELSKTFRQYIKDEKILSLLQLLESNSLSGSFIIISLRFRHGGEKTTNLC; translated from the coding sequence ATGATTAAAAAGATATTATCAGATGACGCCATAAATTCTTTTGAAGATGATTTATTAAATCGTAGTAGTTTTGTCGAAAATCTTTCTTCTTCTCTGCTTTCATGGAATGATAAGAAATCATTAGTAATTGGCCTTTTTGGAAAATGGGGCTCTGGTAAAACTTCAATTATAAATCTGTTAGAAAAACAGTTGTCTTCCGGAAAAGAAGAGAAATCGTTAAAAGATAAGAAAAAATCTCCAATTGTAATCAATTTTAATCCATGGGGATATTCTGAAACAGAAGATTTATTAGAACCATTTATCCGACAGATTCAAGCAACATTAAAAGGACCTGATAAGATAAAAGGATTTGGAAAGAAATTAGAGTTATATTTGAATTTAATCAAATTAACTCCTACAAAACAATCGATGCTTTCATTCTGGTCAGCGATAACAATGGTTTTATCTTTTGTAGGAATAAGCTTGCCTCAATTGCTTCCAAATCTTTGTAAGGAAATAAAAGATACTGCAAAATGGGTATCACCTATAACACTAATAGTTTCCTTTATTATTATTGTGTGTAATATCGTTCTTTCTGTTATTAAGATTCGAAATAAAAATTTAGATGAATCTGTTTCAAAAATCAAAACAGATATTGGTAACATCTTAGAAAAAGAAAATAGAAAATTAATCATAATTATGGATGATATCGATAGATTATCATCACAAGAAATAAAACAACTTTTTAGAATTGTCCGCTCAAATGCTGATTTTCCAAACACAATATATCTGCTTTCTTTTGATCGAGAAATTGTCGAAAAAAGTTTGGATATTCAAAATAGAATTGATGGTAGAGAATACTTGGAAAAGATTATTAATATTGAATATGATTTGCCTTCAATTCCATCATCTACATTAAGCAGAATTTTAATGGACGAATTAAAAAATATTGCCCAGAATTTTACTGAAGATCAGAATTCGATTTTTGGAATAGAAAATACAAAATGGGCTTATGTATATAATTCGATAGTTTCAAATCTTACAACTATTCGTGAAATCAAAAGATATGTAAATGCTGTAAAATTCAAATTATCCCAGTATATAAATAAGGGTGTTTTAGAAATTAATCTTATAGATTTTCTTGCTACCGAGTTTATTCGTTTGAAATTTCCAGAGTATTATGACTTTATTAGAGATAATAAACTATGGTTTATTACTTCTAAAGAAAACCTAGAATATAAGCTCCCAAACAAAAAAGAAAAATATGATAAATGGTTTGCAGAAAGTTTTAAGGAATCATATACAGAAAATGACAAAGATTGTTTAGATTGCATCTTAGCTCAAATCTTTCCAGCTATTAGATATTGTTCAAAAAATGTATCAAGTATCCTGACCCCAACTTCGTATTATAATAATGATAAATATTGTTCCATTGCTTCAGAAAAATTTTTTGATGTGTATTTTAATCATGTGCCAGGCATTCCTAAGAATGATTGTTCAAATTATGATGTTCAGTTTGTTAAATCATTATCTAACAATTATGATGAATTGAGTAAAACATTTAGACAATATATCAAAGATGAAAAAATCTTATCTTTATTGCAATTATTGGAAAGCAATTCCCTTTCAGGCTCATTTATTATAATAAGCCTCAGATTTAGACACGGAGGAGAAAAAACAACGAATTTGTGCTAA
- a CDS encoding type I restriction-modification system subunit M: MTDSELKTLKDNLWHAADVLRAGAHLAANKYGQPILGLIFLRYADILYKQHKAEIEAEYNKSKGTRAEKSIKDISIKYCGFYLPPEAYYTTINDAPDDANKATLVKKAMETIERENEKMDGVLPKEVYGQLVPEEEPELLSNIMRIFMDIPENISVDLFGEIYEFFLGEFALQEGKDGGTFYTPATVVRYMVEVLQPQNGEKKILDPACGSGGMFVQAVRFMHRHNKASDEVMKFRCYGVEKEPDTVKLAKMNLLLNNVRGEIVEANSFYSDPHNAVGNFDYVMANPPFNVDEVVYDKVKDDPRFNIYGVPKNKSKTAKKGSDKKETVPNANYLWISYFASSLNQTGKAALVMANSASDAGGSELEIRKKMIEEGIISQMVTLPSNMFSSVTLPATLWFFDKQKTQDAQKKDKILFIDARSIFTQVDRAHRKFSDEQIKNLGIITRLYNGDTQAFKDLIAEYTAALKAAPETSDDKEVKTKAYWQTQIDWLNERFPDGTYTDVIGLCKAATIEGEDGIRDQDYSLNAGRYVGVVIEDDGMTEDEFKAKILGLNTELTGLSKEAATLEKQIADNLKELFGE; the protein is encoded by the coding sequence ATGACCGACTCAGAACTCAAAACCTTAAAAGACAACCTCTGGCACGCTGCAGATGTTCTTCGTGCCGGAGCACACCTTGCGGCAAATAAATACGGACAGCCAATTTTAGGACTCATCTTTTTGCGTTATGCAGACATTCTTTATAAACAGCACAAAGCAGAAATAGAGGCCGAATACAATAAATCAAAAGGTACGCGAGCCGAAAAATCCATAAAGGACATTTCAATCAAATACTGTGGCTTTTACCTTCCGCCAGAAGCTTACTACACAACAATTAACGATGCGCCCGATGATGCAAACAAAGCAACCCTTGTAAAAAAGGCGATGGAGACAATAGAACGCGAAAACGAAAAGATGGACGGAGTTCTTCCAAAAGAAGTGTACGGTCAGCTTGTGCCCGAAGAAGAACCGGAACTTCTTTCCAACATCATGCGCATCTTTATGGATATCCCCGAAAATATCAGCGTAGACCTCTTTGGCGAAATCTACGAATTCTTCCTTGGCGAGTTTGCCCTTCAGGAAGGAAAAGACGGCGGAACCTTCTATACACCTGCAACCGTAGTCCGCTACATGGTAGAAGTTCTCCAGCCACAGAATGGCGAAAAGAAAATCTTAGACCCTGCCTGTGGTTCCGGAGGTATGTTTGTTCAGGCAGTCCGCTTTATGCACCGCCATAACAAAGCTTCGGACGAAGTAATGAAATTCCGCTGCTACGGCGTAGAAAAAGAACCCGACACCGTAAAGCTTGCAAAAATGAATCTTCTTTTGAACAATGTCCGCGGTGAAATCGTAGAAGCAAACTCCTTCTATTCAGACCCTCACAACGCAGTAGGCAACTTTGATTACGTAATGGCAAATCCACCTTTCAACGTAGACGAAGTTGTTTACGACAAAGTAAAAGACGACCCGCGCTTTAACATCTACGGAGTTCCAAAGAATAAATCCAAAACCGCCAAAAAAGGCAGCGACAAAAAAGAAACAGTTCCAAACGCAAACTATCTCTGGATAAGTTATTTTGCAAGCAGCCTCAATCAGACAGGAAAAGCAGCCCTCGTTATGGCAAACTCCGCAAGCGATGCCGGTGGTTCAGAACTCGAAATCCGCAAGAAGATGATAGAAGAAGGAATCATCAGCCAGATGGTAACGCTCCCAAGCAATATGTTTTCTTCCGTTACACTTCCTGCAACCCTCTGGTTCTTCGACAAACAGAAAACTCAGGATGCTCAGAAAAAAGACAAAATCCTTTTTATAGATGCACGCTCAATCTTTACACAGGTAGACCGCGCTCACAGAAAGTTCAGCGACGAACAGATAAAAAATCTGGGAATCATCACCCGGCTCTACAACGGCGACACACAGGCCTTTAAAGACCTTATAGCAGAATACACCGCTGCCCTTAAAGCCGCACCAGAGACAAGCGATGACAAAGAAGTAAAAACAAAAGCCTACTGGCAGACACAGATAGACTGGCTCAACGAACGCTTCCCGGACGGCACCTACACCGATGTAATAGGCCTTTGCAAAGCAGCCACCATAGAAGGCGAAGACGGCATCCGCGATCAGGATTATTCCCTCAACGCCGGCCGCTACGTAGGAGTTGTAATCGAAGACGACGGCATGACAGAAGATGAGTTCAAAGCCAAAATACTGGGCCTCAACACCGAACTTACCGGCTTAAGCAAAGAAGCCGCAACTCTCGAAAAACAGATTGCAGATAATTTGAAGGAGTTGTTTGGGGAATGA
- a CDS encoding helix-hairpin-helix domain-containing protein, translated as MEFTQEKIDSLTVNEVEIMKKIAEELNIKVPQVSAVISLVQEGCTIPFIARYRKEKHGSLDELQVRECDHLFTSYKNLEERRLEIVKGIFNQNKLTESLYNAAMGAKTLSELEDLWAPFKKKKKTRGMVAQEKGLEPLADAMYDLDDAALLEKAKEFIKTDNEDSALNVETSEDAIAGAKDIVAERVAQDSKNRETVHSLYMETGSIVTKGIVPDGQDAETVEKTSTYKMYWDYSEPLNQVKPHRILAINRAEREGALEVTISVDVDEAVKVIQKKYTINNKAFSEAIEDGVVRLLSPAVVREIRSDETDEADEHGIGIFSENLKNLLMTQPIKGSRVLGVDPGIRTGTKCAALDETGKYLGYFLIKQVADPEGSYKAINDAIDKYDIQVVAVGNGTGSQEVQAIVSKVISENYSDVMYTVVDESGASVYSASDIAREEFPELDLTIRGAISMGRRLQDPLAELVKIDPKAIGVGLYQHDVNQKKLSDTLDEVVGSVVNQVGVNLNTASASLLKYVSGINSSLAKKIVAYRDTNGKITSREDLKKVSGLGPKAFEQCAGFLKIPESSNPLDNTWVHPENYEVAKEVLPLVQKKEKISAELKKQLEEKYSVGETTINDIVEELAKPNRDPRDGYPAPIMQKGVLNFEDLKVGMKVTGKIKNVVDFGAFVDIGLHETGLIHISELSDSFVSDPMDVIKVGDVKEFTIIDLDTDRKRISLSLKSDAASRPAGGVSSGAKKKVVVVKKHSASGEKTSFDKNRKPRHEKQNFGSDDGMYYNPFAALLKK; from the coding sequence ATGGAATTTACTCAAGAGAAAATCGACTCGTTGACAGTCAATGAAGTTGAAATTATGAAAAAAATCGCTGAGGAGCTGAATATAAAAGTTCCTCAGGTAAGCGCGGTCATCAGCCTTGTTCAGGAAGGATGTACTATTCCTTTTATTGCACGTTATCGCAAAGAAAAGCACGGCTCTCTTGATGAGCTTCAGGTGCGTGAATGCGACCACTTGTTTACTTCCTATAAAAACCTGGAAGAACGCCGCCTTGAAATTGTAAAAGGCATATTTAACCAGAACAAACTCACTGAATCTTTGTACAATGCCGCAATGGGAGCCAAAACTCTTTCTGAGCTTGAAGACTTGTGGGCGCCATTTAAAAAGAAGAAAAAGACACGCGGAATGGTTGCGCAGGAAAAAGGACTTGAGCCTTTGGCAGATGCCATGTATGACCTTGATGACGCTGCTCTTCTTGAAAAGGCAAAGGAATTCATAAAGACAGATAACGAGGATTCGGCTTTAAATGTTGAAACTTCGGAAGATGCGATTGCCGGCGCAAAGGATATTGTTGCCGAGCGTGTTGCTCAGGATTCCAAGAACCGCGAAACAGTCCATTCGCTTTATATGGAAACCGGCTCAATTGTCACAAAAGGAATTGTTCCAGACGGACAGGATGCCGAGACTGTTGAAAAAACTTCTACATATAAAATGTACTGGGATTACAGCGAACCGTTGAATCAGGTTAAGCCGCATAGAATTCTTGCAATCAACCGTGCAGAACGTGAAGGCGCGCTTGAAGTTACAATTTCTGTTGATGTTGACGAGGCTGTAAAAGTTATTCAGAAAAAATACACAATTAACAACAAGGCTTTTTCTGAAGCTATTGAAGACGGAGTTGTGCGCCTTTTAAGCCCTGCTGTTGTGCGTGAAATCCGAAGCGATGAAACTGATGAAGCTGACGAGCATGGAATTGGAATTTTCAGTGAAAACTTAAAGAACCTCCTGATGACTCAGCCTATAAAAGGTAGCCGCGTTCTTGGTGTTGACCCTGGAATCCGCACTGGAACAAAATGCGCCGCCCTTGATGAAACTGGAAAATATCTGGGCTACTTTTTGATTAAGCAGGTTGCAGATCCAGAAGGCTCATATAAAGCAATCAATGATGCGATTGACAAGTACGATATTCAGGTTGTCGCAGTCGGAAACGGAACAGGAAGCCAGGAAGTTCAGGCGATTGTAAGCAAGGTAATCAGCGAAAATTATTCTGATGTTATGTATACTGTTGTTGATGAGTCCGGAGCCTCTGTTTATTCTGCAAGCGACATTGCCCGCGAGGAATTCCCGGAACTTGACCTTACAATCCGCGGCGCAATTTCAATGGGAAGAAGATTGCAGGATCCTCTTGCCGAGCTTGTAAAAATCGACCCGAAGGCAATCGGTGTTGGACTTTACCAGCACGATGTAAACCAGAAAAAACTTTCGGATACTTTGGATGAAGTAGTTGGCTCTGTTGTAAATCAGGTTGGCGTGAACTTGAACACTGCGAGCGCAAGCCTTTTAAAATATGTTTCTGGAATCAACAGTTCTCTTGCAAAAAAAATTGTTGCCTACCGTGATACAAACGGAAAAATAACAAGCCGCGAGGATTTGAAAAAAGTTTCGGGGCTTGGACCAAAGGCATTTGAGCAGTGCGCGGGATTCTTGAAAATTCCAGAAAGTTCAAATCCGCTTGATAACACTTGGGTTCACCCGGAAAACTACGAAGTTGCAAAAGAAGTTCTTCCGCTTGTTCAGAAAAAAGAAAAGATTTCCGCAGAGCTGAAAAAGCAGCTGGAAGAAAAATACAGTGTCGGCGAAACTACAATTAACGATATTGTTGAAGAGCTTGCAAAACCTAACCGTGATCCGCGCGACGGCTATCCTGCTCCAATCATGCAGAAAGGCGTTTTGAACTTTGAAGACCTCAAGGTTGGAATGAAAGTTACCGGCAAGATTAAAAATGTTGTTGACTTTGGCGCGTTTGTAGATATCGGTTTGCATGAAACTGGACTTATTCACATTTCTGAGCTTAGCGACAGTTTTGTTTCTGATCCAATGGACGTAATCAAGGTTGGCGATGTAAAGGAATTTACAATAATCGATTTGGACACAGACCGAAAAAGAATCAGCCTTTCATTAAAATCTGATGCTGCAAGCCGTCCTGCTGGAGGAGTTTCTTCTGGTGCAAAGAAAAAAGTTGTGGTTGTGAAAAAACATTCAGCTTCTGGGGAAAAGACTTCGTTCGATAAGAATAGAAAGCCTCGCCATGAAAAGCAGAATTTTGGCAGCGACGACGGAATGTACTATAATCCATTTGCGGCATTGCTCAAGAAGTAA
- a CDS encoding DUF1016 N-terminal domain-containing protein has protein sequence MENKLLLQAKIVNDSEYSTWFEELKTRYKKSQIKAAVKVNSELLEFYWSLGHDIAAKKAEQKWGSGIIERLSLDFKSAFLKQSGFSTTNLWYIKKWFVFYDSHKEKLHQLGGEFKKLFFFCSVAASYMPTIEEIEKGLSENIYTEN, from the coding sequence ATGGAAAATAAACTTTTATTACAAGCAAAGATTGTAAATGATTCGGAATACTCGACTTGGTTTGAAGAATTAAAAACTCGATACAAAAAAAGCCAAATAAAAGCGGCTGTAAAAGTGAACAGTGAGCTTTTGGAATTTTATTGGTCTCTTGGTCACGATATAGCAGCGAAAAAAGCCGAACAGAAATGGGGAAGCGGAATCATAGAAAGACTTAGCCTTGACTTTAAGAGTGCATTTCTAAAACAAAGCGGTTTTTCTACGACTAACCTTTGGTACATAAAAAAATGGTTTGTATTTTATGATAGTCATAAGGAAAAACTCCACCAGCTTGGTGGAGAATTCAAAAAATTATTTTTTTTCTGTTCCGTGGCGGCATCATATATGCCAACGATTGAAGAGATAGAAAAAGGACTTTCCGAAAATATTTATACGGAAAACTGA
- a CDS encoding transposase — MGRKRKDFSDKFKLEVAKEALKKRAKEAEVAAKYSIAPSTLSEWMEQFLEGKLETDEQKALREENERLRAKQDEMLASLGKKQLEVDLLKKKLHLD, encoded by the coding sequence ATGGGAAGAAAAAGAAAGGATTTTTCAGACAAGTTCAAACTCGAAGTTGCAAAAGAGGCTCTTAAAAAGAGAGCTAAAGAGGCGGAGGTCGCTGCAAAGTACAGCATTGCACCAAGCACACTGTCTGAATGGATGGAGCAGTTTCTGGAAGGAAAACTTGAGACAGACGAACAGAAAGCCCTCCGTGAAGAGAATGAAAGGCTACGGGCAAAGCAGGATGAAATGCTCGCCTCATTAGGAAAGAAACAGCTCGAGGTTGACTTGCTAAAAAAAAAGCTTCATCTGGACTAG
- a CDS encoding IS3 family transposase, whose protein sequence is MHDKNGVGLSVLEQCRILKLPRATYYERCRFEAERQKKKAGENKTRFNRAKIVINEWSTHSTYGYKKMSKHLKRLGYDWAGEKFIRNLYKELGIKGQKPVFKTTRSGKAPYGKFPYLLRNKLIAFPNQVMATDITYIKTPWGMMYFTAVIDLYSRKILSWRLSDSMRTDFCLECVREAFEKYGVPAVFNTDCGSQYTSGEFIGLLKSYNVEISMDGIGRCKDNIFVERTWRTLKYEWIFLRDYRSEEELRKLLGEFVRFFNNERIHQGLDYKTPDEVYREGSFPSAIINKMAA, encoded by the coding sequence ATGCATGACAAAAATGGAGTCGGGCTGTCTGTACTTGAACAGTGCCGGATACTGAAACTTCCACGGGCAACTTACTATGAGCGCTGCAGATTTGAAGCAGAACGACAGAAAAAGAAGGCTGGGGAAAACAAAACAAGGTTCAATCGTGCAAAAATTGTAATCAATGAGTGGTCAACTCACAGTACCTATGGTTACAAAAAGATGTCAAAGCATCTGAAAAGACTCGGGTACGACTGGGCTGGAGAAAAGTTTATCCGCAACCTGTACAAGGAACTTGGAATCAAAGGCCAGAAGCCTGTCTTCAAGACCACAAGAAGCGGAAAAGCGCCATACGGAAAGTTCCCGTACCTCTTGCGGAACAAGCTCATCGCGTTCCCGAACCAGGTAATGGCGACAGACATCACTTACATCAAGACTCCATGGGGCATGATGTATTTTACGGCCGTGATTGATTTGTACAGCCGGAAGATTCTGAGCTGGCGGCTCTCGGACAGCATGAGGACAGATTTCTGCCTGGAATGCGTGAGGGAAGCCTTTGAGAAATACGGGGTTCCGGCAGTATTCAACACGGACTGCGGTTCCCAGTATACCAGCGGAGAGTTCATCGGGCTTCTGAAATCCTACAATGTTGAAATCAGCATGGACGGAATCGGAAGATGCAAGGACAACATCTTTGTAGAGCGAACCTGGCGTACTTTGAAATATGAATGGATTTTTCTCCGGGATTACAGATCCGAAGAAGAACTCCGGAAACTGCTTGGAGAATTCGTGAGGTTCTTCAACAATGAAAGAATTCATCAGGGCTTGGATTACAAGACTCCTGACGAAGTATACAGGGAAGGAAGTTTTCCTTCGGCAATCATCAACAAGATGGCTGCATAA